The sequence below is a genomic window from Silene latifolia isolate original U9 population chromosome 7, ASM4854445v1, whole genome shotgun sequence.
GATAAGCATCATTAGCAAGCAGTTTAGCACGCCAACTACGTACGAACATAGTGCTAAATTAGAAGACGCGCCTGTAGAAACCAAGTGCGCCCTCTGTTCTAGCTATCTTAGAGAAAGATCCGAATAACCCGATACTTCTGAATTCTGTCTGTCTTGTCTGCAaacaacaaaaaagaaaaatggtaGCTGTTTAACCACCATAGACCTTCCAATGTGGTTGGTTGAGAGGAATTCAAGGGATACAAATATTGGGTTGAGCGATACTTTACAGCACGAAATTTTTGGTTTAGGCTTCTAACAAGCCAATGGTTAACAACAAGCAGCACATAAAATCCATTACTTTGATTCCTTCAGACATCTAAGTAAAATCTTTAATGCCTACCAATATAACCCAAAAATTCTCAGGAAAAAGGTGGCTACAATAAAAGAAACAACAAAACAGCATATCAAAGATAAAAAGAAGCGGGCAGCAAACAGAGAAGTAGAAAAATGAACCCGCTTCCCTCTTCTGTGAATCCGTTCCACAAGGTTGAGCTGTATTTTGTTAATCTAGGGGAAGTGTCAATCGTTCAGCCAAGCCAATAAAATGCTAACTTAGCTGAGAAATACAGTGTGCTAGATTTCTGTTTTGATACTTCATGAGAAGATCTTTGAGGGTCATTGACTTCTATAGAGACTGAATGCTTCTCGTTATTTTTAGTTGAAACTTCGAAGACATGCAAAGATGGGGTTTAAAGGGGTATAACAGGATAGCACTTGCTAACAAGTGCCATCACTTGGGAATATTAGCAACCAAAGACCCATCTCTTTCAACTTAAAATACAACAGCAAAAGCCAAACATAAGGGTAAACCTTCCTTCAGATGAACAGTTCCATAAGAGTTACAAATTGCCTTTCCGTGAAGGTCAATCAGGCGAATCAGCAGCACACATTGATTTACTTCCCTAAGTAAAGTCCTCAAGCAGACTATCTACTATCCTTGCTAATTTATTAAATCCTTTATCCTCCACATGGTAGTCCATTGTTTGGATGAAATGTttggagggaaagagaggggTACCTTCGAACTTCGAACCCTAGATAAGTCTACTCACTACCGAGACTCCCTTCCACGGTTCAACCCTcgtccctccctttccctctacTCCATCTCCCTCTCCTACTCCACTACTTTTGTATTCAATTGAAGCCTAGATATGAGTCTACTAACTACCCTAGCTAATATGAGCTAATACGTTACTCCGTATAAGTTTACTTCCTTGGAAGTAGCCGGAGCTCATTACATCCTCAGACCCCAGACCGGACTACACCTATCAATCCTAATCTCAAAAACACCCACATTTTCTCCATTAATCGCTAATTAATCAAGTCTGAGACACCCTTTTACTCCACCTTATTCACAAAATAACTTGTTGAACTCCAAATTCTTCAAATGAAATGAAATCATACAATTTTGCAACTCAATTGTATATCAACTTATCAAGTACTACTCCCTCTgttccggtcaattgttgtcctttggttttgacacaaataccaaggaaagagagggggtcaattactaaatgacaagtgaccaaattgagtgtgaatgatcaatttgcttatcaaattcattcttaaaatagaaagcaCAACAATTGTCTGAGGTACCCAAAgtagaataggacaacaaatgaccgggacaaagggaGTACTACTCGTTTCCGCTTTTACATAAACCAACTCATGATCATCATAATAACTTTCTCAATGCAAGTTTTACATAAACCAACTCATGATCATCATAATATGATCCCCAACACAAAaagcaaatcaaacaacaacaacattatcgCGGTGTCTGAAGGGCTCCTgtaaattgcggggtaagggggagTCAGATGTACTTGACACATTTCGACGAATAAAAAAACTAGAAAATATGGAATTaaataaggggtcgtttggttcaaagtATTGGAATGGTATGGAATGGATTGTGATACTATAGTGGcatggagttagaaccccatacttGCTTATGAGTGTTTGGTTCGACCTTGGAATGGATATAGAGATAGTAATAatatggaatggagttagaaacttGAATAGAAACatgggtatgagattccaaggggttggaatggagttagaatccattaggtatctaactccattccaaaaacctccaaccaaacactagaatggattgaatccattccaatccattccaaaagctccaaccaaacaccccctaaataaaataaatagtggGTAGTAGAATTGACATTGACAAAAGTTGATAAATTCAAGATCAACTCCAAATGATTAACCTGAAAAAGAATCTTGATGCGCTCAAGAGGAGCAACAGCAGTTTTAGCAACGCCACCAGCAACACCGCCAGCAATAAGTTCCTTGGTAAAAAGAGGCATCTTTTCTACAACGCCATTAATGGACATGAATGCACCTTCTTCTTTCTCATCTCTACTCACCATTGAAAACCCAGATCACCAAATTATGTGTTAATTAAAGCAAATAAACCCAGGTGTTCAAATTATGGCACAAGAATTGGATTCCTGTGTTTGTTTGTTTATAATAATGTTGGTTCGACAGGAAAAAAGGGCCGACTTTTTTGAACGAGTTTTGATTCTTTTTTGGGGAGGAAATTTGGAGGGGACTAGGGGGAGAGGGGTTGGAAGATTCTTATAGGTGTGTATAGTAATTAAATGTGGATTTATGGGGCATGTGGTTTTGCATATGCATGAGGTAATATGGGCTACAaattaatcacaaatttttattcacaaaatctcattgaagacggtatGTATTCGTCATTttagagtgacggataccattttctctcacaaatgacccaaataaaggagagagggaagcacatgggggtgcccccaccttgtcccccctatccgttttgtgagtaaCATTATCCGttacttgctccgacccgtcttcagcaagactaactgattTTTATTTGAGACTGGTATTTATCTGGGTCAAATATTATAACATTATCCATTTTAAAAAATGAGTTAGCGTAGTCAGGTAACACTCAATCTCAACATCACCCTCTCAAATACAATAAGTGGGAACTCAGTTATAATGAGTGCATTACACATTTACATCATTACATGCAATAAGTTGGGAGTTGAAACCCCATTAATAAGGGGTGCATGTGAAAGGGTGGCGGCTAAATTAAACACCCCCATGACACCCTATCATTACCAAATATATCACTTTTTCTATATGCATTTTTATACACAGCTACATACCGGCGCTTGTGCTCATACTTGTGTCAGTGCTTGTAGCCGTAGTATGACTCGGCTCTATTGGAAAACGTGTCCGATTGGTCGGAGTTGGTCACCAAGATTCCTACTCCCTTGTCTAAATTTGTGATACAAGAAACATGTAACTATGTAAGGAAATCGATTAGCAACGACACCGTGATAAGTGATAAGTACCAGGGGCGGATCTAGCCTATATTTACTAGGGCTGTAGCCCTAGATTATAGCCCGAGATGAAAGAAGAAATAAATTTCACTGCATTGAAATAGCAAGAAGAAATTGTGGCACAGATGGTTGTTGTTATGCTCTTCTAATGGGACAACAGGGGTTCGTTCCCCATTGCAACattttttattttcaattttattatttttaagtAGTTGTACCATGATTTTACGCAATTCCAATTTCTTAAGATATGATGAAAACCTTTCCTAGTAATTAGTTAtacactagtattggtgcccggcttcgcccgggctacctctaattaccattaatttttttttcatttaataaaattacttaaagttgcataacttttaaatttatcattaatatattttttaatgacatatcctaaaattacgatgaaataaattttgagacaaattcactactcccgctattaatattttactcttattaatgaaacaacagtaataacatttcattacttacccgtaatcattgttactttcattactcccgccgtaattattgttactgtcactactgcaccattaatattgataatttcactactcccgccgtaattattgttactttcactattgccgcattaatattgattatttcactactcccgttgttgtttctaccactttcactaatctcgctgataatattgttacttttattattcaaatgagttattactatcatataactatatccaatgttactacaatttttttttttactgacgaaattacttttcctacttaggcatgcaattttaagaggattatatatttatattacatatatgcattaaatcgaaagaattatgcaatattatatattatggaatctaacttgaattatttataacctacttatattatatttttatatgttaaataattaacatctctatacatctaataaactataaagtttaataaaattgcatagattttatatttaatatataattttatgatgattatAATTAATAcaataagtgtgcatgtttatactaattaattattttattttaaggaaattgaccatcttctagtctctttgaaattgaccatcttaattaattattttattttaaggatattgaccatattaattaattattttattttaaggaaattaaccatgttttagtctcttacaaatgtttaggaaaattaccaaacttttatataatttaattttaacccaaactatataatatttgcattgagatcccttaattgggtccatcacatggtgctagtgatttaaaactatatagtataattaatttatataactttctttaattacattgaagtcccttggtttctggatttaatatatagtattgataaccAATTTTATGGGACAATTTCTTATGATATATTTAAATCAAGtagttatttaatttatcattataAAATATTTAATTGATGCGAGTAAAATATTGTATATGACCGATTTTAACTATCTATAAAATATTATGAAAAGGCAAGCCTAAAAATGCATGTAGACAATGCCCACATATGATGAAAAAaagcaaagtaaaaaaaaaaatgtgacttggcaaactaatatgacatggattattaatttattataatattgcattaatttaattcatttatctataCAATATCATTAAAAGGCTACCTGAAACATCAATTTTAATGCCACATAGACAATGTCACGTAGACGCCGATAAATGTCACCTAACTTTTTCATAATGTCTCCATCATCTCCTATACATATTTGTGATTGATTATTTGGTTATTTTAGagcttttgtttttcatttatattctttgtgaTACTATTTAAATTAATGTAAAAAAAATAATTGGGATGGAGTGAGTATATAAATCTATATAATATAGTTAAAAAGCTACTTAAAGCATCAAATTTTATTATATATATCTATACAATATACTTGAAAAGCTACCTACTAAAGCATCAAATTTTATTCCATGTGTCAATTTTACAACTAATTTATATATTTAGTCTTTGAGTTATAATATAtcaatataataaaaaaaatgacgTTGAAGTATACTTGACATCTTAAGAAAATCAGATTTTTTAGGTGATAATTTATATAATCTATCTATAAAATAACATAAAAAGCCTAGATTGAGTAGTTAGTACAATGACACGTGGCGCGCAACATTTACATGTTAgatcatttttttattttttatttaaaaaaaataaaaatagaaaatgaaaaggTAAATTAGTAATCAATAGACTAATTATTCATCTTATTTAAACACTTTCATGTACCATGCATTATTCCACTTAATAATCATAATTTAGTGCTAATCTTTTTATATTCAACCGTTATGGAAAAAATCACCTATAaagaaaataaattaataaatattCTAGCATATTCCTagcaaaaaaaaataatgaaaaattaatgaaaagTAACACAAAAAGCCTAGATTTAGtagttattttttattttaaaaaaaatagaaaatgaaaaggTAAAGTAGTAATCAATAGACTAATTACACATCTTATTTAAACACTTTCATTTATCATGCATTATTCCACTTAATAATCATAATTTAGTGCTGATCTTTTTATGTTCTACCGTTATGAAAATATTTAacctataaaagaaaataaattgataAAAAATTTAGCACATTcctagcaaaaacaaattaatgaaaaagtttgtttattttcacttaattattttatttgatttatttttcaACAATTCTCATATCTTTACTTTATGGTGTGCATGAATCAAATGGACAAGAACTGAAGAGATAAGAGAGAAGTATAAGGAAAGTGGAGAATTCGACaagcatttgtattatatattttgttttaggTTTTGTCGAATGTATATAAAGACACTTGAGATCGTCGACGATTGAATATAATCATTAGCGAATGGTGGTCAAACTTTGGTGAAGGAAATCATCAACGAAGTACTGACGAAAAAAGGTTGTTACTGATGGATTTTGCCCGTCAGTAACTCGCGTTTTCGTAGTAATATAATTTGACTAAATtgtaactttagtttttttaATCTCTTTTCAATAGTGATAAATTGTTTTGCGGATGTTTTTAATATATTTATCATTGTTAATgtgtaataaatttattaaaattgaTATTAACAACAAATTACAAATATGACTAAGGCAAGATAGTGTAAATATAGTATTCtctatatatttaattaagttggtTATATGAGTAAATCTATATTTTCCTTATGATTTGAATACTAATGAGATGAGATAGGATAcatttgattttgttgtcttattgTTACTTTGATGATAAGATGACAAAAGTACATTGTATATATCGATTTGCAATAATGTATTTATATTAATTCTCTTAGTATAATTACTTACATTTTATCCCAAAACAACATAATACTAATGAGTAGAATATCTTTTCTACTTTTAATTTTCAATTTGAGAATGAATGATTTATCTATTTTACCACcttatttaaattatttttagttgattaaaCGTTACAATAGTTAAGAGAAAATGAGTGAAGAATATTTTAAGTCTTAAATATCATCATTATTTCCAAACTAAAAAAAAAGGTATATAAACTACGTTTAATACTACTTATTATTATTTTAGTTAATACGGAGTATCATCCTTTTAATAAAGTTGACTAACAAAAATATCAAATTTAACGTTGAACAAAAATGATATCATTTGATCACAAAAGTGATGAGAATGAGAATAGCAAAATAATAGGTTACAATAAAAAACAATACTAAAGAATGACGTAAAATCGTAAATAACTGAATATCAAGCTGCTacaaaaagtagtaaaaaaaatttaCGCCaacaaattagtgaaaagttAGAGCTTAACTCTTACACTTTCACAATAGGTTATCTCCTATTGAATAAACCACCCCATCCTTTCAATTTTTTCCTATGATAATATTGCAATAATTAGAACCCTACACAAATGTTTCGTGTGTCTTTACCTCTTTTCTAACTTTTAATTCTTTCATTAATTTGCCATAAATTCAAATTCATCATCCTCTTTAAAAGTCCAATCTTTTACTTTCATAAAATATGAGTATATTAGTATGAGATATCGTGGAGGGTCTCATGTGTCAACTTCATTTTTTTTATCGATTCATAAAACGACTCATTTTATTGCTCAGTAAAACATACCTAAAATATGAACGGCTAAAATAATTAGAGAGATAGACCACGaatgaaaaaatggaaaaatcatTAAAAAACTAGAGGGGGAAAATGCATGAACGATCCTTAAACtgaacccgtgaatttcacgggtcacaaaactagttttcTTTTCAAATACGTTCCTTTTTTTGTTAATCTTTAATACGGGACATTCAAGATTTATAAAAATAGTTACCATCTCCCTTTGTTGAAAATTGACATGGTTATAGTAAATTCATATTTTTTTTCTGAAATTCCAATTAAAGTATTAAGGCGATTTCTGCGTAAAAAATATAAATTTTACTGGGTTTACCCTAATCAAGTGGACAAAATACACACAAAAATTTGTTTTCCTCCCTGGGACGTGGACTCGGAAACTCATACATGGATATTCCAGTGGTCGCGATTTGATTTTTTATTTAACCACTACGCTTTAATAGTCTATAAATTTAGCCCTAGGAAGATCTCATTCCTGGTTCCGCCCCTGAACACACTCACATACTCGACAAACTAACATAGTAGGCATGTACAGTGATAGGAAGCATATGCATTTGGACATATAGAACCTGTAAATGTTTGCTAGGGAAGAACGGACGATTCAGGATACTGTTATTGATCGAGAAGTCTAAACGACATATAATGTTGATGTCGATATTGTCATCTAATCTAGACCAAGTTAAATTTACTTCAATCTCATTGATAAATGTGGCAATAAGCTTCGCATGTAATCATTATAAATGGTTCTGATCTATAAATCAGAGTGCACAACGTCAAAAGAAGCTGTAGTGACAAAGAACAATGAAAGGAAGTCTAGAATGTTTTCCCAATTGACAAGTCTCGCAATCTTTTTTAGAAACATACGGagtatttttattattacaagAAATGAGCGAAAGCAAAAATAAGAAATACAGTAATTCCGAACTAAATAATTAACACAAAGTATTTAGACAACTGCAAAAGCGACTATTCTTCCTCAAATGTAAAACCGTTCCATGGCGAACAATTAAAAGAGATAACTTCACCATTAGTACCCCTTACTTTCGGGCCACCTTTACGAGACATCTTGAAAAACTTCCCTACATATTCAACCTCACATCTCATTGAAACCATAGGACACTGATACAGTAATTTGCAGAAATTCAACTCCATTCTCTGTATCCGCTCCACATTTCCCTTGGCACAATACCAGTCATCAGGTACCTTAATACAGAAGTATTCCAAATTTACCGCGTTTCTTAATAAATATTCTACGAGCTCTAAGAACGTTTTTGAAGGCGTGGAAAAGTTATAACTGTACCAACCTATATCAACCTCTATTCTCTTGAGTCCTCGTAGTAAGGCGGAAGCATGATCGGAATTTGGCAGGGTGAATTGCTGCGTGTCGTCTCTATCAATACCACAAAATTTTAGGGTTAAGGTATCAAGTGTAGGACATAACTCCATTGACAGCAACAGAATCTGAATATTGTGGGATAAATCCATGTTTAATGTGAGCTGAATTACATTGTAAAACACGGTCGACGTGTTATACAATGTAAAAACATCCATTGAAAGAACCTCAACATTTGTAATCGCCCCACCATATTTTATGAATGACCTGTTTTCTTCCTTTAATAGTCGATAGTTACGCCCACTGATCTCGATTTTCGCTTCACGCAACCCAATCGGTTCCTCCTCAAAGCGAAGGGACCAGGAATCCGGAGAATAGAAGGCGAAGTACTCTAATTTGCGAGTATTAATACAAATATCAACTCGTCTGCTGTCTGAATCAAAATTCATAATCAACCGTCTTAAATTTTGATTCGAACAGCGATAATAATAGCCATAGCGACAAATAAATTTGCAGGTTACAGACAATTCTTCGAGTGATGGACAAGCCTTGACGAGTTTTTCAATACACTCGCACTGCAAAGCCTGAAATTCTATTGTTAGGTTTTTCAATTTAGGAAGATTAATTGAATCGGTTTCGTAAGGTAACTTCCAATGGAAGCTTGAATCCAATTCAACTGATACTAAAGACGATGTTTGGAAAATTAAACTTGGTAATGTAATCGTAGTACAATACGAATTTCTAAACCCTGTTAACTTGAGTTCATGGATGTTGCGGTTACAAAGTTGTTGGAATAACGAATCCATGTAAGGCTTGAAAAACTCGTTTCGGAATAGATAATATGATTCAATAATAAAACTATGGATGACGGGTGATGTAATTTGTGAAATAATGTTGTGGAAATTAGTAGAGAATTCAGAAGTATACTCTGACCTACTATTGTTTATGTTGATGGTGATTGTGTTAGTCCAAAGACAACGCCATCGACGAGATAAACAACCCGTCACAACGGCTAATCGAAAAGGAAGGCGGGAGATGATTCCGATAAGAATGTCGTTAGGGAGGGAACTCAGCCTATCTTTCTCAGTTTCACCTTTGACGGCCATGGGTAACAAACAATCAATAGGGCAAAGTTTCTTCTCTATCTCCACATCCTTTTTCTATCCCTCAATTTTATAATGTGATCACTGATGAGTATTGCGAAAATAAATTCCGATTTTATTATGCTTACAATTGGGCTTTTGGGTTGATTGGAACTAAAAAAGATAGGTCCATTGTCCTTAGAGATAGGTGGTCGGTTCAATAGGATTGgactatgttttttttttttttcgaatggagttgagctgaattgaattaagttgaactgaattgaaatgaGTTTAATGAAACATAAATGAATTGAAATTTGCTGAAACAAATAGAGCTGAAATAAGCTGAGGTGAACTGAAATGAGCGAAGTTGAACACTTGAGGCGAATCGAACTGAAGTGGGCTGAAACGAACAAACCCTTAGGATCAAGAGCTCGCGCACGGTTGTGAACCCCCGCTATTGTCGTTAAACATGGGAAACATGTCAACTGGGTCGGGTTCAGGTCAGGTCAATTCGGGGGTGATTTTGGGGCCGTCAAGAATTTGGCTCGAGCCGGGGTCATTTAGGGTTCGGGTCGGTTTCGGGGACACCTGCTAggctattatcaagttatttatggATAATAAGCAGTTTGAAACAACCAACATTTGGATCGGTCAATTTGATCTTAGGTCTTGAGTACTGATGTCGAGTACGGGGCTAGTCAGTTTTCTCCAaattttattccaaattaattttACTTTCAAAATGTGGTAATGTTAGAATGAGTGGATTACCAATATTACCCACTCTTTTAATTATCAGCTCTTTATCAAAATGACATTTTCCTCATCTTTCCTAACCAATAAAagcctatttactaaatgaataggcgaaactctAACTTTTCCCGACTAAAACATATTTCATAAATTAGTGTttggtatttttagcatatactataTGTATGGACATGATAGGTTATAAATGGAcataatcttttgtatttaaatatttataacattcaatatttcacattatgcacaaatttatctccgatctttctatgataaaaaaaaattccgtttttttaaagaactttatgataaaaaaattcattgactttttatcataaaaagttgctgctcaaaaatatgttattaataaatatttgttaaaaattcattgactttttatAATAAAAAGTTACGGCtaaaaatatgttattagtaaatatttgtaaattaacatcattaatttctcggtaaaaaaacaaaaaaaaaaagctttcagaaaaatactcatttcattacttcttacgatttaaatttttatttctctaatcaaaatataatgactagctagaaacatgaaaaatatatataccgtgcatatattgcacgagGTCTACACTAATTTTATCCTAATTATTTAAATCTTCCAAAAATAGAAAGTAGGACATTAAAAATCGAATGGATAGAGTATTAAATAAACAAgtaactgtagatacctcatttctgcacctcccgcaaaccacccggtgatgattgggccgctgtttggtacgcggaacgatttgtgacaattcgtaagtttatcgtcaagtgatcgctcaaacatttatgtctacctcttaattgtcatctacgtgccgatacggtcgttttggcagtaattagagtacatttggagtccgggcctaaaaccgtcttcattttctgataaccgttaaaaaccgagtcggaatgttctggaatgttccggatatttttattccatatttttataaatcttttaatctttggtaaacaattccccgaaatattcacacaaaatattaaggaaaaccaaattattccgttattccataaactaaacacggaaatctttcttccgcaggaggaaaccacttgggaaaggacgtagcaggtgatgcgcctcttccaagagacgcagtgcctgctgcgcctcttcccaagtccttttctgcgtatttttcgtatcttttcatatcttttcgagattcacttcgaAAGTCTCTctgaaaaccctacttcctccgtgtgattatctattatatttctcacgcgagtgtccgcccttctcttctccctttgcattctaaaccacgttcttacttcttggcgtctacgtgcttgaactttcgaccacataagctcggatctttctgagtaccagcctcgttttgcatgaccgaccaatttgaccaactacaccataatcaactttaatcaatcttaatcgttttcctcttacgagggcactttcgttacatttgagtcgagcatcactaatcgtaaacttagttcatctcgtttcgtcaaacatgtaagtctgagggtgtaaatctctcttttatttattgttgtttattgttgtaaccatattgtaagatttatgtcgaaaatacaattaaaaccgatttctaaaaccctttgcttaaaccctttttacggattaacaggagacagacgtcgagaagggacgcagcaacagctgcgcctcttggaaaggacgcagcacttgctgcgccttttcctgaggttgccgccgttcctgcttctcttcttcttccttcgtcctctgttgatttcgtcttttctttcgtctttgtttgttcttagttCGTTCACATAATAATTTAAAATACCgctcatcatcattaacatataatccGTCAtcaattcccgacttaaatcccttataaccaatatttgcgggttttcgtcattaaagtcaaaccgggttgtagaaattcgattcgttcatgttgagtttctggaattcgacctttgatatatttctcacctgtttatttatcattagttcatcattaattcatcatgtttaacctaattaattcgtttagttcattaatttgttaatttaccCCTTTTagtcatgtaattaattcatattaatcggttttatccatgtttatcgctttcatgacctttaatcgcatgtaaataatctgctaatcacttttACCCGAGTCAAATAGTATAATcaagccttaaaatcaccaattaacattaacgatttgcaattccggcttcacaaccagaactaagccaaggaacagacgcagcgactgctgcgcctcttccaagggacgcagctctctgctgcgcctgttcctgactgatttctgtctctgaactctcgtgttgccttgacttagtttattagttacgtattaattaactattactcgtattatcgccctaatttctgttcgttaatttgtttatttattctttttctcaaattatccgttttaaacgtattttcgacataaat
It includes:
- the LOC141590566 gene encoding putative F-box/FBD/LRR-repeat protein At5g22670; amino-acid sequence: MAVKGETEKDRLSSLPNDILIGIISRLPFRLAVVTGCLSRRWRCLWTNTITININNSRSEYTSEFSTNFHNIISQITSPVIHSFIIESYYLFRNEFFKPYMDSLFQQLCNRNIHELKLTGFRNSYCTTITLPSLIFQTSSLVSVELDSSFHWKLPYETDSINLPKLKNLTIEFQALQCECIEKLVKACPSLEELSVTCKFICRYGYYYRCSNQNLRRLIMNFDSDSRRVDICINTRKLEYFAFYSPDSWSLRFEEEPIGLREAKIEISGRNYRLLKEENRSFIKYGGAITNVEVLSMDVFTLYNTSTVFYNVIQLTLNMDLSHNIQILLLSMELCPTLDTLTLKFCGIDRDDTQQFTLPNSDHASALLRGLKRIEVDIGWYSYNFSTPSKTFLELVEYLLRNAVNLEYFCIKVPDDWYCAKGNVERIQRMELNFCKLLYQCPMVSMRCEVEYVGKFFKMSRKGGPKVRGTNGEVISFNCSPWNGFTFEEE